One window of Catharus ustulatus isolate bCatUst1 chromosome 3, bCatUst1.pri.v2, whole genome shotgun sequence genomic DNA carries:
- the LOC116994051 gene encoding taste receptor type 2 member 7-like, whose amino-acid sequence MEACHSPHQSNVTSYGATALAIITLEAFAGVWINAFIVCVLCIGWVKKKTLNSNEKILLLLGCSRIYFYCFSWVYSFLYIIYPNYIHLHTELQLITSFQNFFNYSNLWISACLCAFYCIKIANFRNRFFTYLKAKIDKMVPWFLLGSGVLAFAMGIVAYDITDTMQKNNINEIMQNNKLNITCPGKFWDANIRMDKYFFTYFFLTCFGYAASFMAVMLSAVFLLFSLWSHKRKMQTNSMKDLSMEAHIRAMKSILAFLVIYSMNFVCFTLTIIYIMKNENIIPLLLSICLHAFPGVHSVVLIFSNPKLEKALLKILSCVKCEFCIK is encoded by the coding sequence ATGGAAGCTTGTCACTCTCCACACCAATCCAATGTCACTTCATACGGGGCCACAGCTTTGGCCATCATCACCCTGGAGGCATTTGCTGGCGTGTGGATAAATGCTTTCATCGTTTGTGTGCTCTGCATTGGCTGGgtcaaaaagaaaaccctgaaCTCTAATGAGAAgatcttgctgctgctgggatgctccaggattTACTTTTACTGCTTCTCATGGGTATACAGTTTCCTCTATATAATTTATCCAAACTACATTCATCTTCACACCGAACTTCAACTAATTACttcttttcaaaacttttttaattattcaaacTTATGGATTTCAGCCTGTCTTTGTGCTTTTTATTGCATCAAAATTGCCAATTTCAGGAATAGGTTCTTCACCtatctgaaagcaaaaattgaCAAGATGGTGCCATGGTTCTTGTTGGGGTCTGGGGTTTTAGCCTTCGCAATGGGCATCGTTGCCTATGACATCACTGATACTATGCAGAAGAACAACATCAATGAAATTATGCAGAATAACAAACTCAATATCACCTGCcctggaaaattttgggatGCAAATATCAGAatggataaatattttttcacttatttttttctcacttgctTTGGATATGCTGCCTCATTCATGGCAGTCATGTtatctgctgttttccttctcttttctctctggagTCACAAACGCAAGATGCAGACAAACTCCATGAAGGATCTCAGCATGGAAGCTCACATCAGAGCCATGAAATCTATTCTCGCCTTCTTAGTGATTTACAGCATGAACTTTGTATGTTTTACTTTAACAATAATTTACAtaatgaagaatgaaaatatcATCCCTCTTCTGCTGTCTATTTGCTTGCATGCTTTTCCAGGTGTTCATTCAGTTGTTCTGATTTTCAGCAACCCCAAGTTGGAAAAGGCACTGCTAAAGATTCTCTCCTGCGTGAAGTGTGAGTTTTGCATCAAGTAG
- the LOC116994057 gene encoding taste receptor type 2 member 9-like: MEACHSPHQSNVTTYGDATVVIITLEAFAGVWINAFIVCVLCIDWVKKKTLNSNEKILLLLGCSRFWYLGISWVYSFLLIIYPYCFCVPLLLESLAGFQSFFDCSNIWLSACLCLFYCIKIANFRNSFFIYLKLKIDKIVPWFLLGSVLLAFIFSILVYHISNETQCNNRNYSSQGYYLKHIIRLEEPLLPIVFVIGLVFSTSLTAVVFSALFLLFSLWRHKCKMQTNSMKNPSMEAHVKAMKSILSFLLMYSINYVFFILTLIYARKKENHVAFLIFVFLYAFPGVHTLILICSNPKMEKALIRILSCVKCKVCMR; encoded by the coding sequence ATGGAAGCTTGTCACTCTCCACACCAATCCAATGTCACCACATATGGGGACGCAACTGTGGTCATCATCACCCTGGAGGCATTTGCAGGCGTGTGGATAAATGCTTTCATCGTTTGTGTGCTCTGCATTGACTGggttaaaaagaaaactctgaACTCTAATGAGAAgatcttgctgctgctgggatgctccaggttTTGGTATTTAGGCATCTCATGGgtatattcttttcttttaataatatatCCCTATTGCTTTTGTGTTCCTCTCCTACTTGAATCTCTTGCAggttttcaaagcttttttgaTTGTTCAAACATATGGCTCTCAGCTTGTCTTTGTCTTTTTTACTGTATAAAAATTGCCAATTTCAGGAACAGCTTCTTCATCTACCTGAAACTAAAAATTGACAAGATTGTTCCATGGTTCTTGTTAGGATCTGTGCTtttggcatttattttcagcattctTGTCTACCACATCTCCAATGAAACACAGTGTAACAATCGCAATTACAGCAGTCAAGGGTATTATCTGAAACACATTATCAGACTGGAAGAACCTTTACTGCCTATTGTTTTTGTCATAGGACTTGTATTTTCCACTTCATTAACAGCCGTCgtcttttctgctcttttccttctcttttctctctggagACACAAATGCAAGATGCAGACAAACTCCATGAAGAACCCCAGCATGGAAGCCCATGTCAAAGCCATGAAATCGATTCTCTCCTTCTTACTAATGTACAGCATCAactatgtattttttattttgacactGATTTAtgcaaggaagaaagaaaatcacgtggcttttcttatttttgtatttctctaTGCTTTTCCAGGTGTTCATACCCTTATTCTGATTTGCAGCAATCCAAAGATGGAAAAGGCACTGATAAGGATTCTATCCTGTGTCAAGTGCAAGGTTTGCATGAGGTAG
- the LOC116994052 gene encoding taste receptor type 2 member 9-like, producing MEACHSPHQSNVTSYGATALAIITLEAFAGVWINAFIVCVLGIGWVKKKTLNSNEKILLLLGCSRISFLCFSCVYSFLYIIYQNHLHVHTILQLFASFEIFFNYSNLWISACLCVFYCIKIANFRNRFFTYLKAKIDKMVPWLLLGSGVLALAIAIVAYDISEIMQKNNINEIMQNNKLNVTCPGDFWDANIRMDKHFFTYFFLTCFGYAVPFMAVMLSAVFLLFSLWSHKRKMQTNSMKDLSMEAHIRAMKSILAFLVIYSMNFVGFALTISYIMKNNKIIPLLVFIYLHAFPGVHSVVLIFSNPKLEKPLLKILSCMKCEFCIK from the coding sequence ATGGAAGCTTGTCACTCTCCACACCAATCCAATGTCACTTCATACGGGGCCACAGCTTTGGCCATCATCACCCTGGAGGCATTTGCTGGTGTGTGGATAAATGCTTTCATTGTTTGTGTGCTTGGCATTGGCTGGGTCAAAAAGAAAACTCTGAACTCTAATGAGAAgatcttgctgctgctgggatgctccaggatttcctttctgtgcttctCATGTGTATACAGTTTCCTCTATATAATTTATCAGAATCACCTTCATGTTCACACCATACTTCAACTATTTGCATCTTTTGAaatcttttttaattattcaaacCTATGGATTTCAGCCTgcctttgtgttttttattgcATAAAAATTGCCAATTTCAGGAATAGGTTCTTCACCtatctgaaagcaaaaattgaCAAGATGGTGCCATGGCTCTTGTTGGGGTCTGGGGTTTTAGCCTTGGCAATTGCCATCGTTGCCTATGACATCAGTGAAATTATGCAGAAGAACAACATCAATGAAATTATGCAGAATAACAAACTCAATGTCACCTGCCCCggagatttttgggatgcaAATATCAGAATGGATaaacattttttcacatatttttttctcacttgctTTGGATATGCTGTTCCATTCATGGCAGTCATGCtatctgctgttttccttctcttttctctctggagTCACAAACGCAAGATGCAGACAAACTCCATGAAGGATCTCAGCATGGAAGCCCACATCAGAGCCATGAAATCTATTCTCGCCTTCTTAGTGATTTACAGCATGAACTTTGTAGGTTTTGCCTTAACAATAAGTTACATAATGAAGAATAATAAGATCATCCCTCTTCTGGTATTCATTTACTTGCATGCTTTTCCAGGTGTTCATTCAGTTGTTCTGATTTTCAGCAACCCCAAGCTGGAAAAGCCACTGCTAAAGATTCTCTCCTGCATGAAATGTGAGTTTTGTATCAAGTAG
- the LOC116994053 gene encoding taste receptor type 2 member 9-like yields MEACHSLHQSNVTSYGATALAIITLEAFAGVWINAFIVCVLGIGWVKKKTLNSNEKILLLLGCSRTSFLCFSWVYIFLYIVYQNYLHVHTMLQLIASFQNFFNDSNLWVSACLCVFYCIKIANFRNSFFIYLKAKIDKMVPWLLLGSGLLALVVGIVTYDITETMQRTNVNEIMQNNNLNFTCPGNFWDANIRMDKLFSRYFFLTSFGYAASFMAVMLSAVFLLFSLWRHKCKMQTNSMKDLRLEAHMRAMKSIFSFLLIYSINFVCLALSVIYIMMNENIVPLLLSIYLFAFPGVHSLILILSNPQLKKALLKILTFVKC; encoded by the coding sequence ATGGAAGCTTGTCACTCTCTACACCAATCCAATGTCACTTCATACGGGGCCACAGCTTTGGCCATCATCACCCTGGAGGCATTTGCAGGCGTGTGGATAAATGCTTTCATCGTTTGTGTGCTTGGCATTGGCTGGgtcaaaaagaaaaccctgaaCTCTAATGAGAAgatcttgctgctgctgggatgctccaggactTCCTTTCTGTGCTTCTCATGGGTATACATCTTCCTCTACATAGTTTATCAGAATTACCTTCATGTTCACACCATGCTTCAACTAATTGCAtcatttcaaaacttttttaaTGATTCCAACTTGTGGGTCTCAGCCTgcctttgtgttttttattgcATAAAAATTGCCAATTTCAGGAACAGCTTCTTCATCTACCTGAAAGCAAAAATTGACAAGATGGTGCCATGGCTCTTGTTGGGGTCTGGGTTATTAGCGTTGGTAGTCGGCATCGTTACCTATGACATCACTGAAACTATGCAGAGGACCAATGTCAATGAAATTATGCAGAATAACAACCTCAATTTCACCTGCcctggaaatttttgggatgcGAATATCAGAATGGATAAActtttttccagatatttttttctcacttcctTTGGATATGCTGCTTCATTCATGGCAGTCATGTtatctgctgttttccttctcttttctctctggagACACAAATGCAAGATGCAGACAAATTCCATGAAGGACCTCAGATTGGAAGCCCACATGAGAGCAATGAAAtctattttctccttcttaCTAATTTATAGCATCAACTTTGTATGTTTGGCCTTGTCAGTAATTTATATAATGatgaatgaaaatattgttcCATTGCTCCTATCCATCtatctgtttgcttttccaGGTGTTCATTCCCTTATTCTGATCTTAAGCAATCCCCAGCTGAAAAAGGCACTGTTAAAGATTCTCACCTTTGTGAAGTGTTAG
- the LOC116994056 gene encoding taste receptor type 2 member 9-like, whose product MEACHSPHQSNVTSYGATALAIITLEAFAGVWINAFIVCVLGIGWVKKKTVNSNEKILLLLGCSRFCSLCFSWIDAFLSNLYPDCLRVHSILQLLLGAYSFSNCSSLCVSACLCGFYCVKIANFRNSLFNYLKVKIDKLVPWLLLGSVIFPLIIGILVYNAIDKAVSEKLNTTCQGRFWKASIKIEEHFYRLYFVTGILFTASFMAVISSAVFLLFSLWRHKHKMQTNFMNSPSMEAHIRAMKSILSFFIMYSINFVSLILTLIYAMKYQKQVIIYLNLIQHAFPGVHSLILIFSNPQLKKKLLRIPSCVKHIVCMR is encoded by the coding sequence ATGGAAGCTTGTCACTCTCCACACCAATCCAATGTCACTTCATACGGGGCCACAGCTTTGGCCATCATCACCCTGGAGGCATTTGCTGGTGTGTGGATAAATGCTTTCATCGTTTGTGTGCTTGGTATTGGCTGGGTCAAAAAGAAAACCGTGAACTCTAATGAGAAgatcttgctgctgctgggatgctccaggttTTGCTCTTTGTGCTTCTCATGGATAGATGCCTTTCTCTCAAACCTTTACCCTGACTGCCTTCGGGTTCATTCCATACTTCAGCTACTTCTAGGTGCTTATAGTTTTTCTAATTGTTCCAGCTTGTGTGTTTCAGCCTgtctttgtggtttttattgTGTAAAAATTGCCAATTTCAGGAACAGCCTCTTCAACTATCTGAAAGTAAAAATTGACAAGCTGGTGCCGTGGCTTTTGTTGGGGTCAGTGATTTTCCCCCTTATTATTGGAATTCTTGTCTACAATGCTATTGATAAAGCTGTCTCTGAAAAGCTCAATACCACGTGCCAAGGAAGATTTTGGAAAGCTTCTATCAAAATAGAGGAACATTTTTACCGTCTTTATTTTGTCACTGGCATTTTATTTACTGCTTCATTCATGGCAGTCAtctcttctgctgttttccttctcttctctctctggaGACACAAACACAAGATGCAGACAAACTTCATGAACAGCCCCAGCATGGAAGCCCACATCAGAGCAATGAAATCTATTCTCTCCTTCTTCATCATGTACAGCATCAACTTTGTGTCTTTGATCCTGACTCTAATTTATGCAATGAAATACCAAAAACAGGTGATAATTTATCTTAACTTAATTCAACATGCTTTTCCAGGTGTTCATTCCCttattctgattttcagcaatccccagctgaaaaagaaactgCTTAGGATTCCTTCCTGTGTGAAGCACATAGTTTGCATGAGATAG
- the LOC116994055 gene encoding taste receptor type 2 member 116-like, giving the protein MEACHSPHQSNDTSSGATVLAIITLEAFAGVWINAFIVCVLCIGWVKKKTVNSNEKILLLLGCSRISFLCFSWVYSFIYIIYPNYLQVHTKIRLLTSIEDFFNYSNMWVSACLCVFYCIKIASFRNSFFIYLKVKIDRLVPWLLLGSGVLALAMSIITYDLNEIVLSNNFNFTCLGNFRETSIRMDKQFSPSFLLIGFAYAVSFMAVIPSAVFLLFSLWKHKQKMQTNSMKDLSMEAHIRAMKSILSFLVMYSINFLCLVLTLFFTMANGNIVTILIYIYLYAFPGVHSLILIFSNPQLEKALLKILSCVKCEFCIK; this is encoded by the coding sequence ATGGAAGCTTGTCACTCTCCACACCAATCCAATGACACTTCATCTGGGGCCACAGTGTTGGCCATCATCACCCTGGAGGCATTTGCTGGTGTGTGGATAAATGCTTTCATCGTTTGTGTGCTCTGCATTGGCTGGGTCAAAAAGAAAACCGTGAACTCTAATGAGAAgatcttgctgctgctgggatgctccaggatttcctttctgtgcttctCATGGGTATACAGCttcatttatataatttatCCAAATTACCTTCAGGTTCACACCAAAATTCGACTGCTTACATCAATTGAAGACTTTTTTAATTATTCCAACATGTGGGTCTCAGCCTGCCTTTGCGTGTTTTATTGCATAAAAATTGCCAGTTTCAGGAACAGCTTCTTCATCTACCTGAAAGTAAAAATTGACAGGTTGGTGCCATGGCTCTTGTTGGGGTCTGGGGTTTTAGCCTTGGCAATGAGCATCATAACGTATGATCTCAATGAAATTGTTCTGAGTAACAACTTCAATTTCACCTGCCTTGGAAATTTTCGGGAAACAAGTATCAGAATGGATAAAcaattttccccttcttttttaCTCATTGGATTTGCATATGCTGTTTCATTCATGGCAGTCATCccttctgctgttttccttctcttttctctctggaaacACAAACAAAAGATGCAGACAAACTCCATGAAGGACCTCAGCATGGAAGCCCACATCAGAGCCATGAAATCTATTCTTTCCTTCTTAGTCATGTACAGCATCAACTTTCTATGTTTGgttttgactttattttttacCATGGCAAATGGAAATATTGTGACAATTCTTATATACATCTATCTGTATGCTTTTCCGGGTGTTCATTCCCttattctgattttcagcaATCCCCAGCTGGAAAAGGCACTGCTAAAGATTCTCTCCTGTGTGAAGTGTGAGTTTTGCATAAAGTAG
- the LOC116994054 gene encoding taste receptor type 2 member 40-like, translating into MEACHSPHQSNVTSYGATALAIVTLEAFAGVWINAFIVCVLGIGWVKKKTLNSNEKILLLLGFSRFWYLCISWAYSFLARIYPNYLYVHTILQLAVFFQTFFNYSNLWVSACLCVFYCIKIANFRNTFFIYLKVKIDRMVPLLLLGSGILAFAMGIVAYDVADKPHCNNHNSTRQGNFGKARIRMDKHFFPSFFLAGFGYAASFMTVIFSAVFLLFSLWRHKHKMQTNSMKDLSMDAHVRAMKSIFSFLVMYSINFVCLVLEMVYVTEKRSHMTFLIVVFQYTFPGVHSLILIFSNPKLEKTLLTILSLERIVKCKFCMS; encoded by the coding sequence ATGGAAGCTTGTCACTCTCCACACCAATCCAATGTCACTTCATACGGGGCCACAGCTTTGGCCATCGTCACCCTGGAGGCATTTGCTGGCGTGTGGATAAATGCTTTCATCGTTTGTGTGCTTGGCATTGGCTGGgtcaaaaagaaaaccctgaaCTCTAATGAGAAGATCTTGCTGCTTCTGGGATTCTCCAGGTTTTGGTATTTGTGCATCTCATGGGCATATTCATTTCTGGCAAGAATTTATCCCAATTACCTTTATGTTCATACCATACTTCAATTGGCTGTATTTTTTCAAACCTTTTTTAATTATTCCAACTTGTGGGTTTCTGCCTgcctttgtgttttttattgcATAAAAATTGCCAATTTCAGGAATACCTTCTTCATTTACCTGAAAGTAAAAATTGACAGGATGGTGCCGTTGCTCTTGTTGGGGTCTGGGATTTTAGCCTTTGCAATGGGCATCGTTGCGTATGACGTCGCTGATAAACCGCACTGCAACAACCACAATTCCACCAGacaaggaaattttgggaaagcAAGGATCAGAATGgataaacattttttcccttctttttttcttgctggcTTTGGATATGCTGCTTCATTCATGACAGTcatcttttctgctgttttccttctcttttctctttggaGACACAAACACAAGATGCAGACAAACTCCATGAAGGACCTCAGCATGGATGCCCACGTCAGAGCCATGAAAtctattttctccttcttaGTCATGTACAGCATCAACTTTGTATGTTTGGTCTTAGAAATGGTTTATGTCACAGAGAAGAGAAGTCATATGACATTTCTTATTGTAGTATTTCAGTACACTTTTCCGGGTGTTCATTCCCttattctgattttcagcaATCCTAAGCTTGAAAAGACACTGCTAACGATTCTTTCCTTAGAAAGAATTGTGAAATGCAAGTTTTGCATGAGTTAG